In Miscanthus floridulus cultivar M001 chromosome 5, ASM1932011v1, whole genome shotgun sequence, one genomic interval encodes:
- the LOC136453767 gene encoding phospholipase A1 EG1, chloroplastic/mitochondrial-like, giving the protein MASSAMIQPRCTLHQVWSPGRPEPSRASFASAATVNEAATSPSISARAGPGERASALVASAARRTSTPRSRTASVANMWRQVQGSHDWDGLLQPLHPVVRDEVARYGELVGACYKVLDVDPPSVRYMCCKHAKERVLEEAGMARAGYEVTRYIYATPDVAAPSTSGRGRASWVGYVAVSTDEMTQRLGRRDVLVSLRGTVTQAEWAANLMSALEPTRLDARPDVKVEAGFLNLYTTSPGASGMGSCRDQILREVSRVIKSFSVDRPREDMSVTLAGHSMGSALAMLLGYDLSQLGLNRDASGRRVPVTVFSFGGPRVGNAAFKDRCDELGVKVLRVANVRDPVTMLPGALFNEGTRGFLASWAAGDRYTHVGVELALDFLSLRDLGSVHDLGAYVSSIKAEAGGKVSKSDNAVADSRGATVLAKAMEFVGRQRAAAFARPEAALGIGGVVQSLGLDIASCFTGH; this is encoded by the coding sequence ATGGCTTCCTCTGCCATGATCCAACCGCGCTGCACCCTGCACCAGGTCTGGAGCCCCGGGCGCCCTGAACCGTCCCGCGCAAGCTTCGCCTCTGCCGCCACAGTTAACGAGGCCGCCACATCGCCGTCCATCTCCGCAAGGGCGGGGCCCGGAGAGAGGGCGAGCGCGCTGGTTGCCTCAGCAGCGAGGAGGACCAGCACGCCGAGGAGTCGGACGGCATCTGTCGCAAACATGTGGAGGCAGGTCCAGGGGTCCCACGACTGGGACGGCCTGCTCCAACCGCTGCACCCCGTGGTGCGCGACGAGGTGGCGCGGTACGGCGAGCTCGTCGGCGCCTGCTACAAGGTGCTGGACGTGGACCCGCCGTCGGTGCGGTACATGTGCTGCAAGCACGCCAAGGAGCGCGTGCTCGAGGAGGCCGGCATGGCCAGGGCAGGGTACGAGGTGACGCGGTACATCTACGCAACGCCGGACGTGGCCGCACCGTCCACTAGCGGCCGCGGCCGCGCCAGCTGGGTCGGGTACGTCGCCGTGTCCACCGACGAGATGACCCAGCGGCTCGGCAGGCGCGACGTGCTCGTCTCGCTGCGTGGAACGGTGACGCAGGCAGAGTGGGCGGCCAACCTCATGAGCGCGCTCGAGCCAACGCGCCTCGACGCGCGCCCGGACGTCAAGGTCGAGGCCGGCTTCCTCAACCTCTACACCACCTCGCCCGGCGCCAGCGGCATGGGGAGCTGCCGGGACCAGATCCTCCGCGAGGTGTCCCGCGTCATCAAGTCTTTCTCCGTGGACAGGCCCCGCGAGGACATGAGCGTCACCCTGGCCGGGCACAGCATGGGGAGCGCCCTGGCGATGCTGCTCGGCTACGACCTCTCCCAGCTTGGCCTCAACCGCGACGCGTCAGGGCGCCGCGTCCCCGTTACCGTCTTCTCCTTCGGCGGGCCGAGAGTGGGGAACGCGGCGTTCAAGGACCGCTGCGACGAGCTCGGCGTGAAGGTGCTGCGCGTCGCGAACGTCCGCGACCCGGTGACCATGCTCCCGGGCGCCCTCTTCAACGAGGGCACGAGAGGGTTCCTCGCCTCCTGGGCCGCCGGTGACCGCTACACGCACGTTGGCGTGGAGCTCGCCCTCGACTTCCTTAGCCTCCGCGACCTGGGGAGCGTTCATGACCTCGGCGCGTACGTATCGTCGATCAAGGCCGAAGCCGGTGGCAAGGTGTCCAAGTCTGACAATGCGGTGGCGGACAGCAGAGGCGCCACCGTTCTCGCGAAGGCGATGGAGTTCGTCGGGAGACAGCGCGCCGCCGCGTTCGCACGGCCAGAGGCCGCCCTGGGCATTGGCGGCGTGGTGCAGTCTCTCGGCTTGGACATAGCTTCTTGTTTTACTGGCCATTAA